The nucleotide sequence CACGCCAACGGTCTGTCTGTTTGGGCTCCGTCTATTTCCTGGGAAGGCGCTCATTGTAGCGAAGCTAAGAGGATGCTGCTGGGTTTCTCAAAGTGCAAAGACAATGTTTGGATATTTCGTGTCGCTCTCGTTCACATTCTCATAATAACCCACGTTATTGTGGTTTTTGTCGAATTAACCCAGAAGATAACGTTGATTGTATTTCACGCACAACACCGAGCTAACCACCACGCTCgcgttatttattttattttattgtttgtttttgatctCGGTGATGATGGTTCGATTAAACTGGTATCTTGTTTTTGTCCATCCCCGCCGTCTTCGTCCGGCCAGGCATAGAAAACCTTCCCTTCGAGCTGCAGAGGAACTTCAACTTGATGAGAGATCTGGACCAACGCACAGAGGGTGAGAACAACCagaatttaaaaccaaaacattgACCAAATAATCATCTAATCAGAAAATGTCACAATAAATATGCCTTTCTTTGCTAGAACTACTGAGGAATGTGTTGAATGCATAAGccattaaataaaattgcagaTCATTTGTCCCATATATTCATAATTATAATTCTATATTCTATATGTTGCCATTAATGCATGGAGCTTTAGGATgtaaattcatttcaatttaattccaaaaatactttatttatcccaaagggaaattaaacgTCGATGTAACTCATTTTGTCAATGAGTTATTGTAGACGGTGATGTCTGTGGACAGGAAAGATCTCCTGTAGTCGTCTGTTTTACAACcaatctgaagaagcctttgactgaCAATGTCATGGAAAATACCGTACTTTTCATGTTTAGGTCTTATGTTGAGCTTGTCACTGTCAGTTTTCTGTATAGTATGCTGCTGCTACACAATAATTGCACAACTGTATTGTATTTTAGCTCCCACCAGTCAATAAAGCTGAAGTTGGCTGCCGATTCAGAAATCGGCTAAAAGGCAATTCAACCTAATTTTTCCGCTGCTTTGAGTATCATTAACctgctgtaataaaaaaataaaaaatacaaaacttaaaCAAATTAAACCTTGAGTGATTATTATTCACCAACAGTGTTGGTGTACAATGTATAATAatctttataaataatattaactGTTATTGTATGATAATCTAGTACATGTTTGAAAAGTATAGTAGTTTTAGAGCCGGATAGTTCTAATGTGGtccagatgcaaaaaaaaaaaaaaaaggcactaaAATGGCCATTTGTTGAACTTTCACAAATCACAAATGGGGTTTGAAAGATTCTGTTCTTAGTGCATGACAATTTAATCCAAGACTGTGCAGAGAGAGTAGCCAAGAGTCCCAtcgtaactctggaggagctgcagacatctgcacctcaggtgggagaatctgttctcagggaagctggtcagaatcGGTGGGAGCTAATCAGAGTAGAATCCTGCAATAAAACCTGCTATAGGCTGAGAAAGAGTTGTGGCAAAGGCCAGCCTTCCAGCAGAACGTCGAGTCTTAACATACAGCCAGGGGACAATGGAACGGttgcaataaaacataaatccaGGTGAGTCTTTGTGGCATTTGCTATTTTGCAAACAAGATTGCACAAAAATGTCTGCTTCacgatgtgcaaagctggtggagacttAATGCAAAAGGCAAATTTGTGGcagatttcacaaaatattGACCCAGAGGAACTAAATATGAATGCACATCATGctttatttatatgtaaaagGAATTTACTTTTTGACTTCATAAAAATGATTATTGTGCACCATGAGGGGAAGATGTTACTCTACCTGGTTGTTTGTGGTTATTCCCGCTACCAAAATGTTAAtaactgcatttatttctcATAGATCTGTAAATTAGCTTAtttccttgaaaaaaaaaagctttccttTTTAGGACCGTGCGGTGCAGgtgtaaatgttaaaacaatatCGCAGTAAAAATATGTCTTCATCTCGTTTAGACCTAAAGGGACAGATTGACTCTCTGGCTAAAGAATACACCTCCAACGCCCGGACTCTCTCCTCAGAGCAGAAACTGTCCCTACTGAGGCAGATTCAACAATCCTACAGCAAATGCAAGGAGTTTGGAGATGATAAGGTGCAGCTCGCTATGCAGACCTATGAAATGGTTGGTACATCCCAAATAATCTTAGCATTATAGACATACATGTTGAAATGTAATTACAAAATTTGAAACAGTTGAaactgtatatttttaaaaaaaatcagtgtgctgaagagatgatttttttttttcccctacagGTCGACAAACACATTCGCCGCCTCGACACAGACCTGGCTCGATTTGAAGCTGACCTGAAGGAAAAGCAGATTGAGAGCACCGACTACGATTCCACCTCCAGTAAGGGGAAGAAAGGTGCGTTTACTTCGTATTTATTCGctctttatttgctttttgtgtCGATGACCTGCATAGACTTCTTATCTTTAAATCTGTGTATGGGGTAAAGTAACGGTCAATAAAACCGTACGCATAGGTGTCTTAATTTGTCAATGCGAGTAAATAAACGTGAATAAATTTTAAGATTTGTATTAGTTCCTTGTTGTCAACTCATAGATACATGACAtcagatgttttgtttgtgaGAGTACAAGTATAGAAGTTACAAGTTACAAAGTTACAACTTTGCAACATTACGAGTACAAATCACAAATTTACGAGAACAAATCCCAATTTTACGAGTACGAACCCATAACCCCTGATGAAATTTACACTGCGCACCAATTAGTGGCGATGAGGACATGTGAAATCGGATGTTTAATCTGCGAGAATACAAgttctgtttcttgtttaaTTGTGGTTGGTGAGCAACTTTTAGGTGCGTTACTGTCACCAGCTGTGAGCTGTGTAACAGTTTCATCAGGGGTTGTTGATTCATACTGTTAAATTTGGGATTTGTacctgtgtgtgtatatatatattgttgcaAAGTTGTAACTTTGTAACTTGTATTCGTAACTTCTAAACTCTGTATTCTcacagatgaaacatctgatgcAACGTCTGATGTCACACGTATGTATGAGTGGACGaggaacaaatacaaatcttaaatGCATTCACGTTTATTGACACCTACGCATACGATTATTTTGACAGTGATGTTACCCCATATTTGCTGCGTAATACTGGGAGTGTTTGTGTTACTCCAGGAGACTCCAGGCAGAAGGAGAAGAAAGCCGCCAAAACAAGATCTAAAGTGAAGAGCTCCGACGAAGATGGAAGTCCCAAGAGTGCACAGAAGAAAGTCAAACTGTTTCAGCAGTAGGTTTCATATGTTGTGGTAATATTGTGCATGGGTTTGGGTTTTAACGCTAAAACTGATGTgatgtctgtttgtttttttttgtttttttttctccgtctcATCAGAGGGGAATTCAACAGCCCTTCCTCCAACTTTGGCAACGTGCACCCATCTGATGTGCTGGACATGCCCGTGGACCCCAACGAGCCCACCTACTGTTTGTGTCATCAGGTGTCTTACGGCGAGATGATTGGCTGTGACAACACCGACGTGAGTTTTGCTTTATTCATGAGAAAAACAACAGTCTTGCCCTATATGTTGAGGGGAACCAATGACAACTCATTATGAGCGTGTTTGACATGGGCTGGTGTGTAGTGTAAGTGTGATTTAGTCGGGTTAGCTCACACATGTGTTGCATTTCTGCCTTATCTCCTTCATTATGAGAACCCAGAAGGAGCTACGAGCGTCTGTTTCTGCATTTGGATTTACCTTAGTTGATGACCaagaccttttttctttttttttatctgaaattaaCAAAATGCAACTCGTTTAGATGAATTAAACACTTGCAGTTCATGAAATTGTTGAGAACCCTGTATTGTCTGCTTGTGCACTCTTTTCCCCCCTGCTGTAAGCACATATAACTTCCTGTGGCCATGGCTCCCAATGGGCCCTTGCAATGCATTAATATCTTTTAAATACACAGTCGATACATAAGGCGGACATAATCCTGTTCAAATGCCAGCATATAAAATGAGACCAAGATGAATCATTTCAGAACTTTTCCCTCATTTAATGTGAACTAAACCTGAACATCTaagctgataaaaaataaataaatgactaaattaatgtatttgtgtaAGTACCCTTAAACTAATTCTTAACTTTCTGCCTTTATCGCAGCACTCCCTTGCATGGTTTCTCAGAATGACACCTCTTGACTTGTCATAATTTACAATTCAATGTATTTACATAGCTCCAAATCgcaatacatgtcatctcaagacactttacaaagtcaaatcattCAAATCTTAcatgcagattggtcaaaatgttgttgggttttttttttacctaaggaaacccagcagattgcatcaagtcattcaCTTGTAGCATTCACACCTTCTGGAGGAGCGTGTAGCCGATGTGGACATCTGCCCGctttgtgttgttgacttttgcttcaatcc is from Fundulus heteroclitus isolate FHET01 chromosome 3, MU-UCD_Fhet_4.1, whole genome shotgun sequence and encodes:
- the ing4 gene encoding inhibitor of growth protein 4 isoform X1, which codes for MAAGMYLEHYLDSIENLPFELQRNFNLMRDLDQRTEDLKGQIDSLAKEYTSNARTLSSEQKLSLLRQIQQSYSKCKEFGDDKVQLAMQTYEMVDKHIRRLDTDLARFEADLKEKQIESTDYDSTSSKGKKDETSDATSDVTRDSRQKEKKAAKTRSKVKSSDEDGSPKSAQKKVKLFQQGEFNSPSSNFGNVHPSDVLDMPVDPNEPTYCLCHQVSYGEMIGCDNTDCSIEWFHFACVGLTTKPRGKWYCPRCSQDRKRK
- the ing4 gene encoding inhibitor of growth protein 4 isoform X2, coding for MAAGMYLEHYLDSIENLPFELQRNFNLMRDLDQRTEDLKGQIDSLAKEYTSNARTLSSEQKLSLLRQIQQSYSKCKEFGDDKVQLAMQTYEMVDKHIRRLDTDLARFEADLKEKQIESTDYDSTSSKGKKGDSRQKEKKAAKTRSKVKSSDEDGSPKSAQKKVKLFQQGEFNSPSSNFGNVHPSDVLDMPVDPNEPTYCLCHQVSYGEMIGCDNTDCSIEWFHFACVGLTTKPRGKWYCPRCSQDRKRK